CCTGCAGCAGGCGGACCTCCAGGTCGTTGAGGGGTTCAAACGGCGTGTCGTGGTCCATGGTCGGTTCCGGTACGTGATTACAGGGCACCACTTTAGCAGGATGGGAGCATGCCCTACCTGCCGGATCCGCCGTCCGGCGAGCGGTCAACGACCGATCAGGCTCTCGGCAGGAATGCCCAGGTTGCGGTGGAGATTACGGATCATTTCCAAGGTCAGCCCGCGCTTGCGGTTCAGCACCTCATAGACCCGATTGAGCTGGCCGATGGAAGGCACGAGGTCCTTTACCGTCAATCCACCCTGCTCCATGCGGAAACGGATCGCTTCAATGGGATCTGGCAGCTCGATCGGGTAGTGCTTCGCTTCATAGGCCTCGACAAGCGTCGCAAGGATCTCGAAACGATCCCCTTCTTCACTGCCGATCGCAGGCTCGTTCTCGAAATAGGCCTCAAGCTCGCGCAGTGCGATCTGGTAGTCACTTTCGGTACGGATGGGGCGAATGTTCATTTTCCCTCCACAGTCGAGACTGTCTATTCGATCTTTGGGACATATGCAGATCCAGCGCCATCAGCCTGCCCCAGCCCCTGACCGCCACATCCACCCCGCCACGGCCAGCCCAGCCACCACCACCAGCATCACTGGCAGCCCAAAGCGATGCCGGAACGGAATCGGCACCCCGCCCCGCTGCTGGTCCATGGTCTCGGTGACCAGCACCCAGCCATGCTCGCAACCGGTACACGCCAGCTCGTAGCGGCGCTGGTAAACGAAGCCGAACACCAGGTCGATGCGCGCCATGCGGTAGCGCAGCTGTGGGGCGAAGTCGGTTTCAGCCTGGCAGCGCAGGCAATGATGGACCTCGGTCGGACCCACCACGATCACCCGTTCCTGCTGCCCGATCAGCATCATCATCGGTCAGCCCCCGGCACACGCAGGCTGGGCCAGCAGCCAAGCCTGGGCGGCAGCAACGGTCGCTGCATCGCCGCGGGTGTGCTGGTCAGGCTTGATCTTCAGCCCGTCGCCGTGGCCAGTGCGGTCCTGCATTACGCTGGTGGTCAGCACCAGCGAACTGCCATCGACCAGCGGACGCACCACATTGGCGGTAGACACGCCGCGGGTTGGCTCGCCGAAACTGCGCGTGTGCGGGCGGCCACGGAAGGCCAGCACGGTCGCCTCACCGGAGCTGGCGGTGATCGGCCCGGTCAGCACGGCGACAGGCGCGTCCCTGCGCTTCAGCAGATACCCCGGCGCGCCCAGGTCAACGATGACACGCGCGCCCAGCCGCACGCCCGAAATCGTCAACTGCCAGACAGAGGGGCCGTCGGCAGTGGCGAGCGAACCCACGGTCTCGTCAGCGACGGCGGTGACCCTCAGCAGCGGCGCGGTGCCCAGCAGCATGGGCCACATGTTGCCGCCGGTATTACCACGCAGATCCACGATCCACCCGCAACGGGTGCCGTTGTCCTGCTCACGGATCGACGCCTGCCAGCGCGATGCGCGCTCCTGCATCTGCTGCTGCATGGCCGGACCCGGCGCGGCAGCGAATCCGCCGATGCTGACCCAGCCGATACGAGGATCCAGAGGAGGAGCATCGATGGCGGTGGCAGGCGCACCAGGTGCGGCAGCGCGTGCGGTGTTGGCTCGACCCATCCGCTGCCCTTCCGCCCGCATCCGTTCCGCGCTGATCCAGGCGCCGTGGCCTCCCGAACTGCGGCCGATGGCCTCCTTCAGTACGTCGCGTATCTTTTCCGGGTTGCCCTGCGCTGCGCTCATGCGCGCGCGGATTTCCGGCCAGTCCACACGATCGCGGTAGAGCGCTTCGCGCTCCAGCATGTCCACCAGTTCGATCTGTGCCTGCCGCGTGGGCAGTTCGATGGCTGCGGCGGGTACCGCCAGCATGTTCATGGCAACCGCAGCGGCCAGGGCCAGCGTTGCGATGCGGAAATCGACGGGCATTCGACGTTCCTTCGTCGGAAGAGTGAAACACCAGCATACGCCTTCAAAAAGCGCGCGGCGTGTCGGTTTTGGCACTCCAGCAGGCCCGCGCGTTTTTACAACTTTACTCATGTCCTTGCCGGACTGAAACCGCGTTGGTGGCTCTGCCAGCGCGCTTTGCACTGGCCGGGATTGGCGTCCTGAATCAAACATCAAATCGATCGAGTTGCCGCCTGAGCGGCAATCACGACAATGCACCTGCTCGCCCATGGTGGGCGGTGCGTGGGGATCCTCGCGATCCGTCGGCTTTTTTCGCTTTGATTTTGACCGGCACGCCAACCCGCACCGCCCGCCACCTTGCATCCCGCAGGTGGCCTTGCCCTGTGAGGTTGTCACCATGAAAAAGCCTTCCCCTGCCTATCCCTGCCTGCATGCCGTGCTGGGCGATGCCCTGGCCGGCCTGGACTTGCCCGATGCCACGGCCGAAGTGCTGGAAAATGCCTTGAACGACGCCGAGGAGGATGCCCCGCCCTCTGCGTTCTTTGCCCGGTTGCGCGGCAGCGCACGCGGCCATGCGGCCGACGGGCAGCCGTGGCGCGAACGGAAGCTCAGCGATACACGGATGCGTGCGTTCGCCGAAAGCACGCGTTGCCTGGCAGCGGTATCGGCGTGCGGGCGTGTACTGCTGGCGGCACAGGCCGCGCGTGAACTGGATGATGCGCAGGCGCAATGTCCACCGCAGGTGGAGGAAGGATCGCTGCATGCGGTGATGGTGCTGGCCGACCATGCCGGCGCGCTGGTGGCGGCGGATGCGTGTGCGGGCACATGACATTGCCGGTAGAGTCGAGCTTGCTTGACTGCTGTTGGATGGCGACGGCGGTGCACAGAGCAGCCGAGCGCAGGCTCGGCTGTACGAAATCTGAGCAGTCGAGCAAGCTCGACTCTACCAATCGGCACGCAGGCCGATGTTGCCTTCGATGATGCGGCGCTTCTCGTTCCTGTCACCGCCCAGTTCGCGCGTGTAGTCGGCCACGGCATACGCGCTGATCGTCCGGTTGAAGCGCGCGACCACGCCAACACCGGCTTCCAGCGCGCGCGAGCGCTGCGAGTTGATGATCGTGTCGCCGTCAAACTGGATGCGATCTTCGCCGGAGCGGCCGTGCCAGTAGTTCACCTTGAAGTACGGCTGCCAACCGTTGTCGGCCAACTGGTAATCACCGGCCAGGCGCAGGCCGAGGCGGCCGGTCCAGGCATTGTCGCTGTCGAAGCGCACGGCAGACACCAGGTCACGCTGGTCATCCAGCGAACTGCGCTGCCAGATCACCTGCACCTGTGGTTCCAGCCACCACGCCGACTGCCCGAACCGCAGCAGCGGCTTGCCTGCTTCCAGCGACAGCGTGGTGCCATCGCCTTTCACATCGATACCCAGCCCGCGCGAGGAGCGCGCGCGGCCGTCGTAGCGGCTCTGCATCGCCACGGCGTCGAGGTAGCCGCCGCCGCTGCCGGTCAGCGTCCAGTACAGGCCCACGTGCTTGTCATCCAACCGGCTCTGACCGACCTGTACGTTTTCCCATCCCAGCGCCAGGCCGGTCGTCCTGCCTTCGGCCCGGGTTCGGCCCACGAACACGCCGATCTGGTTGCGGTGGTCGTCAGCGGCCGCGGCCCGCACATCCAGCCCCGCCTGTACCCCCATCACGTCGCCATCAAAGCCCGGCTGCGCGTCGCCCTTCCAGTGGATCTCGCTGCCCTGTCCCACCAGCCGTCCCCAGGCCGTGCGGAAGGCGCCGTTGCTGTACAGCAGGCGCTGTTCGCCCTGGCGTTCGTGGAAGGTGCCCAGGCTGGCCAGCGACGTCTCGCGCAGCAACGGCGGTACGACGGTGTAGGCCGCGGTTTCCAAGCGATACAAAGGCACCACATCGCCCTGCGCCGGGCGTGCACCCGGGCTTGGCGGAGTGGAACCGGCGCCGGGGAGGCTGCTGCCGGCCACCGGCACGTCGGGCACGGCGGGATCGCTGGGCGGTGCCACCGGCACCGGCTCCGGTGGGGGTGGAGGCGGGGCATTCTCACCGGCCGTCAGGTCCGGATCGATGGGATCCTCCGACGGCGGTGGCGGGGCCGGCGCGATGGGCGGTGGCGGTGCCACATCGGGCGTGGGCGGCGGAGGCACCGCATTGATGCCGATGCCATTGGGTGCCGGAACGGGACCGGCCACCAGCGTCGAACGCAGATACCAGTTCTCGCCCGTACCCGCGCTGACGCCGCCCTTGAACAGGAAGTACTCGTAGGCGCCCGCGGACACGGGTGCGAACAGCGAGAACGCATTGGCCGCCGTGGTACCGCCGTTCAGTGCCTGCACCACCAGGATGCCGTCGGCGAGCGTGGCCGCGCCACCACCGCCCGCGTTGAGAATGCCGATGCCGGTCGTGCCGCTGGCGGTGCCACCGTCGATCACCAGGCGGTCGCTGTCAGCCCCGTCCCCTGCCAGCACGGTGCGCAGATAGAGGCCACCGCTCTCGCCGCGGTAGTTGCCACGAACAGTGAAGACATCGCCCGCGCCGCTGCCGGTCAGGTCGATACGGCCGGCGTTGACCACATCCACCAGCGCCGCCGCAGTAAACGGCCGCAGCGCATGCGCACCGTTGCCTGCGTAGAGCGTGCTGGTGTCATCCAGGGTAAGCGTGCCGGTGCCCGTGCCACTGTCGCCGAGCACCAGATCGCCGTCGAATGTCAGTTCAGTGCTGTTGGCCAGGCTGATCGCTTCCCAGTTCTGGAAGCGCGCGACGCCCGTGGTCTTGACGTTGCTGAAGTCGAGCCGGTCATTGCCGCTGCCGCCATCGAACAAGGGCACCGCGCCAAGGTTGGCCTGGTTGAGATTGCTGAGCGTGGCCACGTCATTGTCCGGCCCGCCATCGATGGCGCCATAGATGATGCCGCCGCCGTTCCAGTTGAAGGTGTCGTTGCCGGTGCTCAGCAGCACCTGCCCGCGCACGGTGCCATCGGTGATGGTCACGCTGTCATTGCCGCCGCTGACGCTGATGTTGCCGCCGATGTAGGCCGTGCCGGAAATGATGATAGTGTCGGTATCAAAACCGGTGACCACGTTGCCGTCGACCGTGCCGCCTGACTGGTCCCACAGGTTCCTGTCCAGTTTCATGTTGACCCGGCCGATGCGGCCGCCGGTCATCCATGCCTGGTCGCCATCCTCGAAGGCGCCGATGATGCGGCCGCCGCTCATGCGGAAGGTATCGATGTTGTCGCCCTGTTGCAGCGCGCCGAGGGTGCCGCCGGTCATGAGGAAATCGTCGCTGCCGCTGCCCTGCACCACCACGCCGGTCACCGTGCCGTCGCTGACCGTCATCTGGTCAGCGCCATTGCCCTGGTCGACGCTGTCGAGGGTGCCGCCGCTGAGCAGGAGCACATCGTTGCCATCGCCCTGCAGCACCGCCCCGGTGATGTTGCCGGCCTGCATTTCCAACCGATCATTGCCGGCACCGAACTGCACCGCAGTGCGGCCACTGATCGTGCCCCGGTTGACCAGCACGCTGTCACCTGCACCGACAAACTGCAGTGCCGTGTTGTTGCCGGTGCTGATGCTGCCGAGGTTGTCGACGCGGCTGCCTCCGCCCAGCTGCACGGCAACGCCACCCACCGAACTGATCACCCCCTGGTTGGAAAGCTGATGGCCACCGGCCCCCAGCAGGGAAATGGCGCTGCCGCCTCCCCCCTGCTGCAGCTGCGCTCCACTGGCGACAGTGACGGTGATGCCGGCCTGGCCACTGGCGCTGATGGGCACGGTCTGCGGGTTGGGGGCCGCGGTGCTGCAGGTCACCGTCTGCCCGGCGACGGGCGCAACGTTGTCGCAGCCTGCCCAAGCGAGGGGCACCGTGGCGGCCAGGACGGCAGGAAGTGCCAACGCCTGCAGCAGGCAGCGGGTGAGACGGCACACGCGCGGAGCGCTCGACAGGGCAACGGACATACAGCACTCCTGGGCCGGGGGAATCAGGAATTGCGGATATGGACACTGCTGGCGTGGGAGGGCGCCATGGCGGGTTCGTGCAGGCACGTTATGCCGTATGCATCACGTTGCGGATGTGAAATCGCGCGGGGCTCACGCCGCCTGCATGTGCATGAAAGCATTCATGTATTCGAGAATTGAGTGCATGGCGCATCCACGCATGGCGTGGATCTACCGGCACGGGCAACGGGTGCGGGAATCCACGCATGGCGTGGATCTACCGGCACGGGCAACGGGCGCGGGAATCCACGCGTGGCGTGGAGCTACCGGCACAGGCAACGGGTGCGGGAATCCACGCATGGCGTGGAGCTACAGTAGATCCACGCCATGTGTGGATAGCGCAGCCCTTCAGATCTTCAGATAAATGCGACGCCGGTCCAGCCACCACGCCACGCCCCACCACAGCGCGACGAAGGCCACGGCCTGCAGCATGGAGGCCAGTTCCAGCGCCGCCGGCATCGCCGTGGCCAACTGCTGCCACACCCAGCCCCACGCGCCCGTGGCCAGCAACACCACCGACATCACCGACGCCCCCAGATAGGCGGTGATGGCATTCACACCGAAGCGGCGGCCCAGTGCGGGCCAGCCCCTCTGGTCAATCAACACATGCGCCAGCCACAGCGCCAGCGCCGCCAGGCCGCCGGTCCACAGCACATAGCTGGGCGTCCACAGCTGCTTGTTGAGCGGCAGCACCGACGCCAGCAGCAGGCCCAGCACGCCGGCCGACACGCCCAGTGCAGCCAGCGCCGCCGCGCGCCCATTGCGCAGCAGGCCACCGGCCAGCAGGCCCAGCACCGTGCTGGCCAGTGCTCCGAGCGTGCTCAGCAGCCCTTCCGGGTCATGGCCAAGGCCTGTGCCAGGCTGCCACTGGTAGACGAACGGCGCGAACAGGAAGGTATCCAGGCGGCTGGCCGGGTTGGTCCATGGCGCCAGATCGCCGATGCCCAGCAGCAGCCCCGTGTAGCCCACCAGCAGGGCGACCAGCAGCGCCCACTGCGTGCGTGGCCGCGCGTAGACAGCCACCACCCCCACAACGCCGGCACACAGGGCGATGCGCTGCAGGACACCCCAGATGCGGAAATGGGGCGTGTGCAGCGCCCACCACACGAGCAGGTGCAGCAGCACGCCCGCGATGGCGATGCGCAGCGCCCGTTCCAACACACCCCTGGCCAATGCGCCCCGCGCGGCGAGGTCATGCGCGCGAGGCGCCACACTGAATGCCATCGACACGCCGACCAGGAACAGGAAGAACGGAAACACCAGGTCGGTGGGCGTGCAGCCATGCCACTCGGAATGGCGCAGCGGTGCGAACACCGCACTCCAGTCACCGGGGTTGTTGACCAGCAGCATCGCCGCCACGGTAAGCCCGCGCAGGGCATCGATCGAGCCCAGCCGGCGTGGCGGCGCAGCGTTCATCAGGCCGCCTCGTACTGTCCGGCAATCCAGGTGCCCCTCACCTGCAGGGCGTCGTCCAGCAGCACCAGATCGGCCTGGTAGCCCTCGGCGATGTGGCCCAGGCGGTCATCCACGTTGAGGAACTCCGCCGGATAGGTGGATGCCATGCGCGCCGCCTCGGCGAGCGGCAGGCCAAGCAGCTGCACGGTGTTGCGCACGGCCGTGGCCATGTCCAGCGCCGAACCTGCCAATGCGCCCGCAGCATTGCGGACCACGCCGTCGATGGCGGTAATGGTCTCGCCGTACAGCACGTAGCTGGGGTCGTCGGCGCCGACCGGTGGCATCGCATCGGTCACCAGCAGCAGGCGGCCACGCGGCTTGGCGGCCAGGGCCACACGCAGGCTGGCCGGGTGCACGTGCACGCCGTCGACAATGATGCCGATCCAGCTGTCGCGGTCTTCCAGGGCGGCACCGACCGCGCCGGGCTCGCGCCCCTGCAGCGGCGACATCGCGTTGTACAGATGGGTGAAGCCGCGCACGCCGGCATCCAGGCCATCGCGGATTTCTTCGTAGGTGCCGGCGGTATGCCCGGCCGCCACGATCACCCCACGTTCGACCAGCGCGCGGATCGTCTCCAGCGGGACGCGTTCCGGCGCCAGGGTCAGCAGGGTCACGCCGTTGTCCAGCGACGCGGCCAGGGCGATTTCCGCCGCATCGGGCACGCGGAATTTGCTCGCATCGTGGGTGCCCTTGCGCGCCGGCGCGATGTACGGCCCTTCCAGGTGGATGCCGATGACGCCGGGCACGCTCTGCGCGATCGCCTCGCGCATCGCGGCGATCGCCTCGCGCATCACCTCCACGTCGTCGCTGATCAGGGTCGGCAGCATCGCCGTGGTACCAAAGCGGCGATGTGCCTGCGCGATGGTGCGCAGCGATGCGACATCGGGCGTGTTGTTGAACAACGCACCGCCGCCGCCGTTGACCTGCACATCGATGAAGCCGGGCAGCAGCCAGCCGCCGCCCAGATCCACCTGCTCGCCGGCCTGGCCCAGCTGCGGTGCCGCATCGGGCAGCAGGGCGATGATCCGGCCGTCCTCGATCACCACCGCCAGGTCATCACGGAAATCATCGCCGGTGAGCACGCGGGCGTTGCGCAGAACCGTGGCCATCAGACCGTCTCCGTGACCTTGTTCAGGTGCGGCGGCAGATCCGGGTTGAAACCACGGCGGACCGCCAGCGCGTTGATGGCGCGGTAGAAGCTCTGCACGGTCAGCAGCGGCGCACACAGCGGGTGCGGCGCGGCGGCCACCGGCAGGTTGCCACCGGCACCGGCCATCCACACCTGGGCACCGCGTCCACTGAATTCTTCCACCACCGCACGGGTGCCCGCGCCGGTTTCATCCGGCTGGGCGAAGGCCAGTACCGGGAAGCCGCGACCCACCAGGGCCATCGGGCCATGCTTGACCTCGGCCGAGCTGTAGGCTTCTGCGTGCAGGCTGCAGGTTTCCTTGAACTTGAGCGCCGCTTCCTGCGCCGCGCCCAGGCCGAGGCCCCGGCCCAGCACGAACAGGTTGGTGGCATCGACCAGACCGTCGGACAGCGCGGTCCAGTCACACTGCCACGCCGCACGCAGTGCATCGGGCAGCAGGTCCAGCGCGTTGCGCAGGCTGCTGTCCTGCTTCCAGTAGGCGGCCAGCTGCAGCAGCGCGGCCAGCGAGGCCAGGTAGCTCTTGGTGGCCGCGACGCTCTTTTCCGCGCCGGCATGCAGCGGGATGACCGTGTCGGCCAGCTGTGCCAGCGGCGAATCCTCGACGTTGACCAGCGCCACCACGCGTGCGCCCGCCGCCTTGGCGGCTTCGGCGTTGCGCAGCAGGTCCGGGCTCTTGCCCGACTGGGAAATGACGATGAACAGCGCACCGCGCAGCTGCAGCGGCGCGGCGTAGACCGAACCTACCGACGGCGAGGCCGAGGCGACCACCAGCCCCAGCTGGGTTTCCAGCAGGTACTTGCCATAGGTGGCGGCATGGTCGGAGCTGCCGCGCGCGCAGGTCACCACGAACGGCGGCGGCGCTGCGCGCAGGCTGGCAGCCAGCGTTTCCATCGTGGCGTGGTTGCGTGCGAACTGGCGGGCAACCACGTCGGCCGCTTCAGCAGCCTCGGCGAACATCAGGGTGGCGGTGGGGTCGGACAGCGACATGGCGGACTCAGGCGGGATCGGAAGGAAGGGGGCGCACGCTGGCCGGGCGCATCGGTGCGGTGGAGCCGCGCACCACCAGCTGCGGGACGAAACCCTGGTTCTGCAGGGCGGCCGGTGCATCGTCGTAGGCATCGCTGCGCAGCTGCGCGATGAGCAGGCGCGCGGCGTGGCGGGCGATGTCCTCGGTGGCCTGCTTGGCCGTGGTCAGCGGCGGCCAGGACTGGCGCGAGAACGGGCTGTCCTCGAAGCCGGCGATGGACAGGTCGTAGGGCACGTTCATGCCGGCCGACTTGGCGGCGGCCAGCACGCCGGCCGCGATTTCGTCGTTGGAACCGAAGATGGCGGTGGGCGGTTCGCGCAGCGCCAGCAGACGGCGCGCACCCCGGAAACCATCGTCGAAGGTGTAATCGCCCTGCACCACCAGATGCTTGTCCACGGTCATGCCGTAGTCCTTCAGCGCAGCCTCGTAACCGGCGTAGCGTTCGCCCGATGACCGGTGCGAGGAACCGCCCCAGAGGAAGCCGATGCGCTGGTGGCCGAGCTGGATCAGGTGTTCGGTGACTTCGTAGGCGGCCTCGCGGTCGTCGACGAACACGCAGGCGCCGTCGGCCGGATCTTCGGTGGCGGCGATGATGCGCACCAGCTTGATGCCGCGCGCGGTGAGCGTCTGGATCAGGTCGCGGCGCTCGGACATCGGCGCGGTCAGCACCAGACCGGCCAGGCGCGAACGCTGCACCCAGTCGGCCAGTTCATCGGCCAGCATGGGCGAACTGGAATCACACGGATGGATCTGCAGGCCGAAGCCGGTTTCGCGGCAGGCGGCAAGCACGCCGTTCTGCACGCCGATGATGTGGTACGGGTTGGGGTTGTCGTACACCAGCCCGATGACGAACGTGGTGCCGCTGCGCAGGTTGCGCGCCGACGGATCGGGTTCATAGTCGAGCTCGGCGATGGCACGCAGCACCCGCGCGCGGGTGGCCTGCATCACCGACGGTTCGTTGTTGATGACCCGCGACACCGTCTTCAGCGAGACCTTGGCCTTTTCGGCAACGTCCTTGATGGTCGCTCTGCGCATCGGTTTTTCCTGGGGTTGGCTGCCGTCCATCATCGCCGATCAGCCCTGGTCCTGCGGCAGCCCGGCGCGATGGCCGATGACCGAATAGAACAGGATGTACAGGTAGCAGGGCACCATCAGCAGGACAAAGACCAGCTGGAAATCGATGTGCTGCTTGAGCACCGCGAACAGCTGCGGAATGATGGCGCCGCCCGCGATGCCCATCACCAGCAGGGCCGAACCGGTTTCGGTGAAACGCCCCAGGCCGCGGATGGCCAGCGGGAAGATGGCCGGCCACATCATCGCGTTGGCAAAGCCCAGCAGCGCCACGAAGGCCACCGAGACATAGCCGTGGGTTGCCCAGGCCCCCAGGCAGAACAGCACGCCCAGCATCGCCGAAACCGTCAGGTAGCGCGACTGCGACACCACGCGGGGAATCAGCGCCAGGCCGACCACGTAGCCGATGAGCATGGCGAACAGGGTCAGCGAGGTGAACATCTTGGTCTGGTCCAGCGGCAGGTCGAAACCATGGCCGTAGGTACCGATGGCATCACCGGCCATCACTTCCACGCCGACGTACACGAACAGGCACAGCACGCCCAGCCACAGGTGCGGGAACTGGAAGATGCTGCGGCGTTCGGCGGCGCCCGCTGCGACTGGCGTGGCGTTGGCTTCGGACGGCTTGATTTCCGGCAGCGGCGAGAACAGCACCGCCACCGCCAGCACCACCAGCACACCGGCCATGGCCAGGTACGGTGCGTGGATCTTGGCCGCGAATTCGTTGAGCAGCTGCGCCTTGGTGGCTTCATCGGCAGCGGCCACGCTGGCCGACAGATCGCCGATGCCGTGCAGCACCAGCGTGCCGATCAGCACCGGCGCCAGCATGCCCGCGATCTTGTTGCAGATGCCCATCAGCGCGATGCGGCGCGCGGCTGTTTCGATCGGGCCGAGAATGGAGATGTAGGGGTTGATGGCGGTCTGCAGCAGCGCCAGGCCACTGCCGATCACGAACAGGCCGCCGAGGGCGCCCGGGTACCAGCGCTGGGTAGCGAATTCGCCGAACAGCGCCGCGCCACCGGCCATCACCAGCAGGCTCAGGCTGAGCCCCTTCTTCATGCCGGTGCGGCGAAGGATCCACGACGACGGCAACGCCAGGAAGAAGTAGGACAGGTAGAACACCATCAGCACCAGGAAGGCGCCGACTTCGCTGAGCTCGAAAGCGAGCTTGACGAAGGTGATCAACGGGCCGTTGAGCCAGGTGAAGAAGCCGATCAGGAAGAACAGCACGCCGACGATGGCGATGGAGGCGGCAACATTGGGACGTGCGCTTGCGGCGGTGACGGCGGACATCGGATGGGCTCCTGCGGCGACGACCGCGGGCGGTGTCGGAGAGTGGCTGGGAACAACGTTGTCACATTCT
Above is a genomic segment from Stenotrophomonas sp. ESTM1D_MKCIP4_1 containing:
- a CDS encoding transcriptional regulator, giving the protein MNIRPIRTESDYQIALRELEAYFENEPAIGSEEGDRFEILATLVEAYEAKHYPIELPDPIEAIRFRMEQGGLTVKDLVPSIGQLNRVYEVLNRKRGLTLEMIRNLHRNLGIPAESLIGR
- a CDS encoding S41 family peptidase, producing MGEQVHCRDCRSGGNSIDLMFDSGRQSRPVQSALAEPPTRFQSGKDMSKVVKTRGPAGVPKPTRRALFEGVCWCFTLPTKERRMPVDFRIATLALAAAVAMNMLAVPAAAIELPTRQAQIELVDMLEREALYRDRVDWPEIRARMSAAQGNPEKIRDVLKEAIGRSSGGHGAWISAERMRAEGQRMGRANTARAAAPGAPATAIDAPPLDPRIGWVSIGGFAAAPGPAMQQQMQERASRWQASIREQDNGTRCGWIVDLRGNTGGNMWPMLLGTAPLLRVTAVADETVGSLATADGPSVWQLTISGVRLGARVIVDLGAPGYLLKRRDAPVAVLTGPITASSGEATVLAFRGRPHTRSFGEPTRGVSTANVVRPLVDGSSLVLTTSVMQDRTGHGDGLKIKPDQHTRGDAATVAAAQAWLLAQPACAGG
- a CDS encoding autotransporter outer membrane beta-barrel domain-containing protein, producing MSVALSSAPRVCRLTRCLLQALALPAVLAATVPLAWAGCDNVAPVAGQTVTCSTAAPNPQTVPISASGQAGITVTVASGAQLQQGGGGSAISLLGAGGHQLSNQGVISSVGGVAVQLGGGSRVDNLGSISTGNNTALQFVGAGDSVLVNRGTISGRTAVQFGAGNDRLEMQAGNITGAVLQGDGNDVLLLSGGTLDSVDQGNGADQMTVSDGTVTGVVVQGSGSDDFLMTGGTLGALQQGDNIDTFRMSGGRIIGAFEDGDQAWMTGGRIGRVNMKLDRNLWDQSGGTVDGNVVTGFDTDTIIISGTAYIGGNISVSGGNDSVTITDGTVRGQVLLSTGNDTFNWNGGGIIYGAIDGGPDNDVATLSNLNQANLGAVPLFDGGSGNDRLDFSNVKTTGVARFQNWEAISLANSTELTFDGDLVLGDSGTGTGTLTLDDTSTLYAGNGAHALRPFTAAALVDVVNAGRIDLTGSGAGDVFTVRGNYRGESGGLYLRTVLAGDGADSDRLVIDGGTASGTTGIGILNAGGGGAATLADGILVVQALNGGTTAANAFSLFAPVSAGAYEYFLFKGGVSAGTGENWYLRSTLVAGPVPAPNGIGINAVPPPPTPDVAPPPPIAPAPPPPSEDPIDPDLTAGENAPPPPPPEPVPVAPPSDPAVPDVPVAGSSLPGAGSTPPSPGARPAQGDVVPLYRLETAAYTVVPPLLRETSLASLGTFHERQGEQRLLYSNGAFRTAWGRLVGQGSEIHWKGDAQPGFDGDVMGVQAGLDVRAAAADDHRNQIGVFVGRTRAEGRTTGLALGWENVQVGQSRLDDKHVGLYWTLTGSGGGYLDAVAMQSRYDGRARSSRGLGIDVKGDGTTLSLEAGKPLLRFGQSAWWLEPQVQVIWQRSSLDDQRDLVSAVRFDSDNAWTGRLGLRLAGDYQLADNGWQPYFKVNYWHGRSGEDRIQFDGDTIINSQRSRALEAGVGVVARFNRTISAYAVADYTRELGGDRNEKRRIIEGNIGLRADW
- a CDS encoding heparan-alpha-glucosaminide N-acetyltransferase domain-containing protein, which codes for MNAAPPRRLGSIDALRGLTVAAMLLVNNPGDWSAVFAPLRHSEWHGCTPTDLVFPFFLFLVGVSMAFSVAPRAHDLAARGALARGVLERALRIAIAGVLLHLLVWWALHTPHFRIWGVLQRIALCAGVVGVVAVYARPRTQWALLVALLVGYTGLLLGIGDLAPWTNPASRLDTFLFAPFVYQWQPGTGLGHDPEGLLSTLGALASTVLGLLAGGLLRNGRAAALAALGVSAGVLGLLLASVLPLNKQLWTPSYVLWTGGLAALALWLAHVLIDQRGWPALGRRFGVNAITAYLGASVMSVVLLATGAWGWVWQQLATAMPAALELASMLQAVAFVALWWGVAWWLDRRRIYLKI
- the nagA gene encoding N-acetylglucosamine-6-phosphate deacetylase; this translates as MATVLRNARVLTGDDFRDDLAVVIEDGRIIALLPDAAPQLGQAGEQVDLGGGWLLPGFIDVQVNGGGGALFNNTPDVASLRTIAQAHRRFGTTAMLPTLISDDVEVMREAIAAMREAIAQSVPGVIGIHLEGPYIAPARKGTHDASKFRVPDAAEIALAASLDNGVTLLTLAPERVPLETIRALVERGVIVAAGHTAGTYEEIRDGLDAGVRGFTHLYNAMSPLQGREPGAVGAALEDRDSWIGIIVDGVHVHPASLRVALAAKPRGRLLLVTDAMPPVGADDPSYVLYGETITAIDGVVRNAAGALAGSALDMATAVRNTVQLLGLPLAEAARMASTYPAEFLNVDDRLGHIAEGYQADLVLLDDALQVRGTWIAGQYEAA
- a CDS encoding SIS domain-containing protein: MSLSDPTATLMFAEAAEAADVVARQFARNHATMETLAASLRAAPPPFVVTCARGSSDHAATYGKYLLETQLGLVVASASPSVGSVYAAPLQLRGALFIVISQSGKSPDLLRNAEAAKAAGARVVALVNVEDSPLAQLADTVIPLHAGAEKSVAATKSYLASLAALLQLAAYWKQDSSLRNALDLLPDALRAAWQCDWTALSDGLVDATNLFVLGRGLGLGAAQEAALKFKETCSLHAEAYSSAEVKHGPMALVGRGFPVLAFAQPDETGAGTRAVVEEFSGRGAQVWMAGAGGNLPVAAAPHPLCAPLLTVQSFYRAINALAVRRGFNPDLPPHLNKVTETV
- a CDS encoding LacI family DNA-binding transcriptional regulator; protein product: MRRATIKDVAEKAKVSLKTVSRVINNEPSVMQATRARVLRAIAELDYEPDPSARNLRSGTTFVIGLVYDNPNPYHIIGVQNGVLAACRETGFGLQIHPCDSSSPMLADELADWVQRSRLAGLVLTAPMSERRDLIQTLTARGIKLVRIIAATEDPADGACVFVDDREAAYEVTEHLIQLGHQRIGFLWGGSSHRSSGERYAGYEAALKDYGMTVDKHLVVQGDYTFDDGFRGARRLLALREPPTAIFGSNDEIAAGVLAAAKSAGMNVPYDLSIAGFEDSPFSRQSWPPLTTAKQATEDIARHAARLLIAQLRSDAYDDAPAALQNQGFVPQLVVRGSTAPMRPASVRPLPSDPA
- a CDS encoding sugar MFS transporter — protein: MSAVTAASARPNVAASIAIVGVLFFLIGFFTWLNGPLITFVKLAFELSEVGAFLVLMVFYLSYFFLALPSSWILRRTGMKKGLSLSLLVMAGGAALFGEFATQRWYPGALGGLFVIGSGLALLQTAINPYISILGPIETAARRIALMGICNKIAGMLAPVLIGTLVLHGIGDLSASVAAADEATKAQLLNEFAAKIHAPYLAMAGVLVVLAVAVLFSPLPEIKPSEANATPVAAGAAERRSIFQFPHLWLGVLCLFVYVGVEVMAGDAIGTYGHGFDLPLDQTKMFTSLTLFAMLIGYVVGLALIPRVVSQSRYLTVSAMLGVLFCLGAWATHGYVSVAFVALLGFANAMMWPAIFPLAIRGLGRFTETGSALLVMGIAGGAIIPQLFAVLKQHIDFQLVFVLLMVPCYLYILFYSVIGHRAGLPQDQG